A section of the Streptomyces sp. V3I8 genome encodes:
- a CDS encoding FdhF/YdeP family oxidoreductase: protein MAGKPPQSDPVQDAPQVAEPKHAAAGLPAIGHTLRIAQRQMGVKRTALTLLRVNQKDGFDCPGCAWPEPEHRHTAEFCENGAKAVAEEATLRRVTPDFFAAHPVADLATRSGYWLGQQGRLTHPMYLAEGADRYEPVSWERAFDIVAEELTALASPDEALFYTSGRTSNEAAFLYQLFAREFGTNNLPDCSNMCHESSGSALNETIGVGKGSVLLDDLYRADLIIVAGQNPGTNHPRMLSALEKAKSNGARIITVNPLPEAGMERFKNPQTPQGMIKGAALTDLFLQIRIGGDQALFRLLNKLILETEGAVDTAFVDEHTHGYEEFAEAARAADWEETLTATGLTRELIDEALGMVLASKRTIVCWAMGLTQHKHSVPTIREVVNFLLLRGNIGRPGAGVCPVRGHSNVQGDRTMGIFERPAPAFLDALEKEFGFAPPRGHGHDVVRAIRAMRDDRAKVFFAMGGNFVSASPDTEVTEAAMRRARLTVHVSTKLNRSHVVTGARALILPTLGRTERDLQGGGEQFVTVEDSMGMVHASRGRLEPASGHLLSEPAIVCRLARRVLGEGSRTPWEEFEKDYATVRDRIARVVPGFEDFNAKVADPAGFALPHAPRDERRFPTATGKANFTAAPVEHPKLPEGRLLLQTLRSHDQYNTTIYGLDDRYRGIRNGRRVVLVNPEDARGLGLADGSYADLVSEWKDGVERRAAGFRIVHYPTARGCAAAYYPETNVLVPLDATADTSNTPASKSVVVRLEQSATD from the coding sequence ATGGCCGGCAAGCCGCCCCAGAGTGATCCGGTCCAGGACGCGCCGCAGGTCGCCGAGCCGAAGCACGCCGCGGCCGGGCTGCCCGCCATCGGCCACACCCTGCGCATCGCCCAGCGGCAGATGGGTGTGAAGCGCACGGCGCTGACGCTGCTGCGGGTCAACCAGAAGGACGGCTTCGACTGCCCGGGCTGCGCCTGGCCCGAGCCGGAGCACCGGCACACGGCGGAGTTCTGCGAGAACGGCGCGAAGGCGGTCGCGGAGGAGGCCACCCTGCGCCGCGTGACCCCCGACTTCTTCGCCGCGCACCCGGTCGCCGACCTCGCGACCCGCAGCGGCTACTGGCTGGGCCAGCAGGGCCGCCTCACCCACCCCATGTACCTCGCCGAGGGCGCCGACCGCTACGAGCCGGTGTCCTGGGAGCGCGCCTTCGACATCGTCGCCGAGGAGCTCACCGCCCTCGCCTCCCCGGACGAGGCGCTGTTCTACACCTCGGGCCGCACCAGCAACGAGGCGGCGTTCCTCTACCAGCTGTTCGCCCGCGAGTTCGGCACGAACAACCTCCCCGACTGCTCCAACATGTGCCACGAGTCGTCGGGCTCGGCGCTGAACGAGACGATCGGCGTCGGCAAGGGCAGCGTCCTCCTGGACGACCTCTACCGGGCGGACCTGATCATCGTCGCCGGGCAGAATCCGGGCACCAACCACCCGCGCATGCTCTCCGCCCTGGAGAAGGCGAAGAGCAACGGCGCGCGGATCATCACGGTGAACCCGCTGCCCGAGGCGGGCATGGAGCGCTTCAAGAACCCGCAGACCCCGCAGGGCATGATCAAGGGCGCCGCCCTCACCGATCTGTTCCTGCAGATCCGCATCGGCGGCGACCAGGCCCTCTTCCGCCTCCTGAACAAACTGATCCTCGAGACCGAGGGTGCCGTCGACACGGCGTTCGTCGACGAGCACACCCACGGCTACGAGGAGTTCGCCGAGGCGGCCCGCGCCGCCGACTGGGAGGAGACGCTCACCGCCACGGGCCTCACGCGCGAGCTGATCGACGAGGCGCTCGGCATGGTCCTCGCCTCGAAGCGCACCATCGTGTGCTGGGCGATGGGCCTCACCCAGCACAAGCACTCGGTGCCGACGATCCGCGAGGTCGTCAACTTCCTGCTGCTGCGCGGCAACATAGGCCGTCCCGGCGCGGGCGTGTGCCCGGTGCGCGGTCACTCGAACGTGCAGGGCGACCGCACCATGGGCATCTTCGAGCGCCCCGCGCCGGCCTTCCTGGACGCCCTGGAGAAGGAGTTCGGCTTCGCCCCGCCGCGCGGGCACGGCCACGACGTCGTCCGGGCCATCCGCGCGATGCGCGACGACAGGGCCAAGGTCTTCTTCGCGATGGGCGGCAACTTCGTGTCGGCGTCCCCCGACACCGAGGTCACCGAGGCGGCCATGCGCCGTGCCCGCCTCACCGTGCACGTGTCGACGAAGCTCAACCGCTCGCACGTCGTCACGGGCGCGCGTGCCCTGATCCTGCCCACCCTGGGACGTACCGAGCGCGATCTCCAGGGCGGCGGCGAGCAGTTCGTGACCGTCGAGGACTCCATGGGCATGGTGCACGCCTCACGCGGCCGTCTGGAGCCCGCGAGCGGGCATCTGCTGTCCGAGCCGGCCATCGTGTGCCGGCTCGCGCGCCGGGTCCTCGGCGAGGGGTCCCGCACGCCCTGGGAGGAGTTCGAGAAGGACTACGCGACGGTCCGTGACCGCATCGCGCGCGTCGTCCCGGGCTTCGAGGACTTCAACGCCAAGGTGGCCGACCCGGCGGGCTTCGCCCTCCCCCACGCCCCGCGCGACGAGCGCCGCTTCCCGACGGCCACCGGCAAGGCCAACTTCACCGCCGCGCCCGTCGAGCACCCGAAGCTGCCCGAGGGCCGCCTGCTGCTGCAGACCCTGCGCTCGCACGACCAGTACAACACCACGATCTACGGCCTCGACGACCGCTACCGGGGCATCAGGAACGGTCGCCGGGTGGTGCTGGTCAACCCGGAGGACGCCCGCGGGCTGGGCCTCGCCGACGGCTCGTACGCCGACCTGGTCAGCGAGTGGAAGGACGGGGTGGAGCGCCGTGCGGCGGGTTTTCGGATCGTGCACTACCCGACGGCCCGGGGCTGCGCCGCCGCGTACTACCCGGAGACGAACGTCCTGGTGCCGCTGGACGCCACCGCCGACACCAGCAACACACCCGCCAGCAAGTCCGTCGTGGTCCGTCTGGAACAATCGGCGACCGACTGA
- the polA gene encoding DNA polymerase I yields the protein MAETGSKKTEKTSGRARPRLMLMDGHSLAYRAFFALPVENFTTATGQPTNAIYGFASMLANTLRDEAPTHFAVAFDVSRKTWRSEEFPEYKANRSKTPDEFKGQVELIGELLDAMHAERFAVDGFEADDIIATLATQAEAEGFDVLIVTGDRDSFQLVSEHTTVLYPTKGVSELTRFTPEKVFEKYGLTPAQYPDFAALRGDPSDNLPGIPGVGEKTAAKWINQFGSFAELVERAEEVKGKAGQNFRDHLESVQLNRRLTEMVRDVELPKEVPALERAPYDRTAVAMVLDTLEIRNPSLRERLLAVDPGTQEAEDAAPVAAGVAVDGTVLEAGELAPWLAEHGTTVLGVATVDTWALGTGSVAEIALAAADGAAAWFDPSTLDEGDENAFAHWIADAGSPKVLHNAKAVMRVFAEHGWRVGGIAMDTALAAYLVKPGRRSFDLDALSLEYLGRELAPAATADGQLAFGADEGAEADALMVQARAILDLGEAFGERLREVGAADLLQDMELPTSELLARLERHGIAADRAHLEAMEQMFAGAVQQAVKEAHAAAGHEFNLGSPKQLQEVLFGELGLPKTKKTKTGYTTDADALAWLAAQTDNELPVVMLRHREQAKLRVTVEGLIKTIAADGRIHTTFHQTVAATGRLSSQDPNLQNIPVRTEEGRAIRRGFVVGEGFESLMTADYSQIELRVMAHLSEDEGLLAAFTSGEDLHTTVASQVFSVERDAVDAEMRRKIKAMSYGLAYGLSAFGLSQQLNIDAGEARGLMDTYFERFGGVRDYLRRAVDEARATGYTATLFGRRRYLPDLNSDNRQRREAAERMALNAPIQGTAADIVKIAMLHVDRALREAGLTSRMLLQVHDEIVLEIAPGERARVEELVRREMAGAVRLRAPLDVSVGAGRDWESAAH from the coding sequence GTGGCAGAGACAGGATCGAAGAAGACCGAGAAGACCTCCGGCCGGGCACGTCCGCGGCTGATGCTCATGGACGGGCACTCACTGGCCTACCGGGCGTTCTTCGCGCTGCCCGTGGAGAACTTCACGACGGCGACGGGCCAGCCGACGAACGCGATCTACGGCTTCGCGTCGATGCTCGCCAACACGCTGCGCGACGAGGCGCCCACGCACTTCGCGGTGGCGTTCGACGTCTCCCGCAAGACGTGGCGCTCCGAGGAGTTCCCGGAGTACAAGGCGAACAGGTCGAAGACCCCGGACGAGTTCAAGGGCCAGGTCGAGCTGATCGGCGAGCTGCTGGACGCGATGCACGCCGAGCGGTTCGCCGTCGACGGCTTCGAGGCGGACGACATCATCGCCACGCTCGCCACGCAGGCCGAGGCCGAGGGCTTCGACGTACTGATCGTCACCGGTGACCGTGACTCCTTCCAGCTGGTCTCCGAGCACACCACCGTGCTCTACCCCACCAAGGGCGTCTCCGAGCTGACCCGGTTCACCCCCGAGAAGGTCTTCGAGAAGTACGGCCTCACGCCCGCCCAGTACCCCGACTTCGCGGCCCTGCGCGGCGACCCGTCCGACAACCTGCCGGGCATCCCCGGCGTCGGCGAGAAGACCGCCGCGAAGTGGATCAACCAGTTCGGTTCGTTCGCGGAACTGGTCGAGCGCGCCGAGGAGGTCAAGGGCAAGGCCGGGCAGAACTTCCGCGACCACCTGGAGTCGGTCCAGCTCAACCGCCGCCTCACCGAGATGGTGCGCGACGTCGAGCTGCCCAAGGAGGTCCCCGCCCTGGAGCGCGCCCCGTACGACCGCACGGCCGTCGCGATGGTCCTGGACACCCTGGAGATCCGCAACCCCTCGCTGCGCGAGCGGCTGCTGGCCGTCGACCCCGGGACGCAGGAGGCCGAGGACGCCGCGCCGGTCGCCGCGGGAGTGGCCGTGGACGGCACGGTCCTCGAGGCGGGTGAGCTGGCTCCCTGGCTCGCCGAGCACGGCACGACGGTCCTCGGTGTGGCCACGGTCGACACCTGGGCGCTGGGCACCGGATCGGTCGCCGAGATCGCGCTCGCCGCGGCCGACGGGGCCGCCGCGTGGTTCGACCCGTCGACGCTCGACGAGGGCGACGAGAACGCGTTCGCGCACTGGATCGCCGACGCCGGCAGCCCCAAGGTGCTGCACAACGCCAAGGCCGTCATGCGGGTCTTCGCCGAGCACGGCTGGCGGGTCGGGGGCATCGCCATGGACACCGCCCTCGCCGCCTACCTCGTCAAGCCGGGGCGCCGCTCCTTCGACCTGGACGCGCTGTCCCTGGAGTACCTCGGCCGGGAGCTGGCGCCCGCCGCGACCGCCGACGGGCAGCTCGCCTTCGGCGCGGACGAGGGCGCCGAGGCCGACGCGCTGATGGTGCAGGCCCGCGCCATCCTCGACCTGGGCGAAGCCTTCGGGGAGCGGCTGCGGGAGGTCGGCGCGGCCGACCTGCTCCAGGACATGGAGCTGCCCACCTCCGAGCTGCTCGCCCGTCTGGAGCGGCACGGCATCGCCGCGGACAGGGCGCACCTGGAGGCCATGGAGCAGATGTTCGCCGGCGCCGTCCAGCAGGCCGTGAAGGAGGCGCACGCGGCCGCCGGGCACGAGTTCAACCTCGGCTCGCCCAAGCAGCTCCAGGAGGTCCTCTTCGGTGAGCTGGGCCTGCCGAAGACGAAGAAGACGAAGACCGGCTACACGACGGACGCCGACGCGCTGGCCTGGCTCGCCGCCCAGACCGACAACGAACTGCCCGTCGTCATGCTGCGCCACCGCGAGCAGGCGAAGCTGCGGGTCACCGTCGAGGGCCTGATCAAGACGATCGCCGCGGACGGCCGCATCCACACCACCTTCCACCAGACGGTGGCCGCGACGGGCCGCCTCTCGTCGCAGGACCCGAACCTGCAGAACATCCCGGTCCGCACCGAGGAGGGCCGCGCGATCCGGCGCGGCTTCGTGGTCGGCGAGGGCTTCGAGTCCCTCATGACCGCCGACTACAGCCAGATCGAGCTGCGGGTGATGGCCCATCTGTCCGAGGACGAAGGACTGCTGGCGGCCTTCACCTCCGGCGAGGACCTGCACACCACCGTCGCCTCCCAGGTGTTCTCGGTGGAGCGCGACGCCGTCGACGCGGAGATGCGCCGCAAGATCAAGGCGATGTCGTACGGGCTGGCCTACGGTCTGTCGGCCTTCGGCCTGTCCCAGCAGCTCAACATCGACGCGGGCGAGGCACGTGGCCTGATGGACACGTACTTCGAGCGCTTCGGAGGAGTACGGGACTATCTGCGCCGGGCGGTCGACGAGGCACGGGCCACCGGTTACACGGCGACGCTCTTCGGGCGCCGCCGCTACCTCCCCGACCTCAACAGCGACAACCGGCAGCGGCGGGAGGCGGCCGAGCGGATGGCGCTGAACGCGCCGATCCAGGGCACGGCGGCCGACATCGTCAAGATCGCGATGCTGCACGTGGACCGGGCGCTGCGCGAGGCCGGTCTCACGTCCCGGATGCTCCTCCAGGTCCACGACGAAATCGTCCTGGAGATCGCTCCGGGGGAGCGGGCGCGGGTGGAGGAGCTGGTCCGCCGGGAGATGGCCGGCGCCGTGCGGCTCCGGGCCCCGCTGGACGTCTCGGTGGGGGCGGGCAGGGACTGGGAGTCGGCGGCCCACTAG
- a CDS encoding DUF4184 family protein, with the protein MPFTLSHAAAVLPAVRADGSGRGRLVPAVLVAGSFAPDMTYYAASVLPRAMEFGGFTHSLPGVFTFDVLVAWALVGAWLVLREPLVALLPRSRQGRIGALLRCGAPRARVRPALALWWYVSAVLGGLTHVGWDAFTHPDRWGMRIFPVLGQDVAGSPLYWYLQYGGSALSAVVIATFLVVALRRQRDAEPLGVPVLPARDRWSAGALIGVCAVAAAVQRATRWWDHWGSRAEPWELIPTVCFGAGAGLAVGFAVYAVAVRVGRPAPVGPGPAGPRAEPSRTVAR; encoded by the coding sequence TTGCCGTTCACCCTCAGCCATGCCGCGGCCGTCCTGCCCGCGGTGCGCGCGGACGGGTCCGGACGCGGCCGCCTGGTCCCGGCCGTGCTGGTCGCCGGTTCGTTCGCGCCCGACATGACCTATTACGCGGCGAGTGTACTGCCGCGGGCCATGGAGTTCGGAGGGTTCACGCACTCCCTCCCCGGGGTGTTCACGTTCGACGTCCTGGTCGCCTGGGCGCTCGTGGGCGCCTGGCTGGTGCTGCGCGAACCGCTGGTGGCGCTGCTGCCGCGGAGCCGGCAGGGACGGATCGGTGCCCTCCTGCGCTGCGGTGCGCCGCGCGCCCGCGTCCGCCCGGCGCTCGCCCTGTGGTGGTACGTGTCCGCGGTGCTGGGTGGGCTGACCCATGTCGGGTGGGACGCGTTCACGCACCCCGACCGGTGGGGGATGCGGATCTTCCCCGTCCTGGGGCAGGACGTCGCGGGGTCGCCTCTGTACTGGTACCTGCAGTACGGCGGTTCGGCGCTGTCGGCCGTCGTGATCGCCACGTTCCTGGTGGTGGCCCTGCGGCGGCAGCGGGACGCGGAGCCCCTGGGGGTGCCGGTCCTCCCGGCGCGCGACCGCTGGTCGGCGGGTGCGCTGATCGGGGTCTGCGCGGTGGCGGCGGCCGTGCAGCGGGCCACCCGCTGGTGGGACCACTGGGGGTCGCGGGCCGAGCCCTGGGAGCTGATTCCCACCGTGTGCTTCGGGGCGGGGGCGGGGCTGGCCGTCGGGTTCGCCGTGTACGCCGTGGCGGTCAGGGTGGGGCGTCCGGCTCCGGTCGGTCCCGGCCCGGCGGGGCCCCGTGCGGAGCCGAGCCGCACCGTTGCGCGGTGA